Within Cyanobacterium stanieri LEGE 03274, the genomic segment CGAAATTTAATGTTTTGGCATGAGGTAGCAAGAATTCAAAATGATACTATTCCCAAAGAAGGATGGGAAATGGCAGCCCTTGCCATTGGTTTAGGGGGCGCTGTGGGTGAATTGTGGGTGCAGGATGGTTTATTGTTATTGTTAGCTTTGTCGTTGTGTGGTATTTCGGGTTATCGTCTTTGGCAAAAAAATAATGGTGAGAAAAATCTCAAGGATGCCATTGAAGCTGATGAAAAGGCGATTTTGTTGGCCACTCGCTTTGGTTATTCTTTAAAGAATGCTTATCAGAGTTTGGGCAGCGCCCTTAAAACATTAATTGAGCAAACTCCTAAACGTAATCAACGCAAGAAATATGAGGAGCGTTTACAGGCGTTGCGTCGTAGTGCGGCTAAGGCGAAACAAAGGGAGGCACAAAATATGGGTAATCAACCTTTACAAACTCCCCCTTCTCCTCGCTCTCGTAATAGTGCTAGGATGCGCAATATTTAGGCACATTGATAGGGGTATTTATTGCCCCTGATGGGTGGTTTTTTTGTTCGTGGAAATTGCCTTGGTGATATATAATTGCAGGTTGTGAAAGTATAGGTAAAATAATTATTGTGAAAATTTCTGTTTATCATACCCCTGAGTCAACCCCTGAAGGTCAAATTCCTGATTGTGCGGTGGTTATTGACGTACTTCGGGCGACTACGACTATTGCTACGGCTTTAAGTGCAGGGGCTGAGTCGGTAAGGGCTTTTAGTGATATTAATTTATTGTTGACAGAAAGTGAGTCTTTGTCGTCGGATAAAAGATTGAGATTAGGGGAAAGGGGCGGAAAAAAGGTAGAGTCTTGTGATATGGGTAATTCTCCCCTAGATTGTACTCCTCAGGTGGTTAAGGATAAGCAATTATTTATTAGCACAACCAATGGCACTAGGGCGTTACAGAGGGTGCAAGATGCTAATGTGGTGGTTACTGGGGCGATGATTAATTTGGGTGCTGTGGTGGATTTTTTAGCTGGTAAAAACCCTGAAAATGTCTGGTTGGTGGGCTCTGGTTGGGAGGGGGGTTATTCCCTTGAGGATACTGTTTGTGCTGGGGCGATCGCCTCTAGGCTTATTGAGGACTATAATATTGAGATGATTGGTAATGATGAGGTTATAAGTGCGATCGCCCTTTACCAACAATGGCAAAAAGATTTAGTAAAATTATTTACCTTCGCTAGTCACGGACAAAGATTATTAAGACTCAACTTGGTGGATGATTTAAAATATTGCGCCCAAACCAACATCATTGATACCCTTCCCATACAACAACAAAAAGGAAGTTTATTATTTAAGGCTCAATAATATTTGGGGCGTTGCTGATTTTATATCTAGTTCGGATAATTCGTTATAAATAGATTGTATCTTTGCAGTTGCCCCACCGTTTAAACAATGGAAAATTGACAATAAATAATTAAACTATTATCACCCCAACTCCGCATCCCTCATACTCAAACTAAATGTTAGATTAAGAAATATTGCAAAGCCCCTCAAAAAAGCGAAATAAATAAGTCAAAATAGAGCATAGAACAACTCACCATCATCAAAAATCATCATGCTTCGCTATGCCTACTTTCCCGGTTGTGTTGCCCAGGGGGCTTGTCGAGAATTAGATACATCAACCAAAGCCATTAGCAAAACCCTAGAAATTGAACTAATCGAACTAAAAAAAGCCTCCTGCTGTGGCTCAGGTACTTTTAAAGAAGACTCGAACCTATTAGAAGATTCGGTTAATGCCCGTAATATTGCCCTAGCAGAGTCTCTCAATTTACCCTTACTTACCCACTGTAGCACCTGTCAAGGGGTCATTGGTCATGTGGATGAAAGACTTAAAGACGCTAAAAAAAATAATCCCGCTTATCTACAGGAAATCAATGGCTTTTTAAGTAAAGAAAATTGTTCCCCCTATCAAGGTAGCACAGAGGTAAAACACATCCTTTGGGCTTTAATTAGTGATTATGGTTTAGATGCCCTCCAAAAAAAAGTTACTAAATCCTTAAAAGGTTTGAGATGTGCTTCTTTTTATGGTTGTTATCTTTTGAGGGTACAAAAAAACCTCCCTTTCGATAATCCCTTTAATCCTCAATCCATGGAAGATGTTTTTAAAGTATTAGGTGCTACCCCTGTATATTATGATGGTAGGATAAAATGTTGTGGTTGGCCCCTTTCTAGTTATGCCACTAAACAATCTTTTATGATGGCGGGGAATAACCTTCTTGATGCCATGGCTAAGGGCGCTGATTGTATTGTTACCCCTTGCCCGTTGTGTCATCTAAACCTAGACTCTCGACAACCAGAAGTGGCGAGGGTAGTTGGGCAAAAATTAGATATTCCGATTTTACACTTACCCCAATTAATTGGTTTAGCTTTGGGAATTCCTGCTCAAAAATTAGGATTAAATAATCATGTGGTTTCCACTAAAAAAGTATTAGAAAAAATTAATTTTTAATTAATCTGAGTTCGGGATAAAATTTATAGTCTTGTAAAGGCGTGAATAATTGACAATGAATAATTGAACTATTTTACCCTTACTCCCCATCCCCTCCACTCCCCATCCCCTGTAACCTAACCATACTGACAAATCTTAAACTCAGGTTAATTAATATCAATCATCTATGGCACAATTATCCCAAACAATAGCCCACCATTCAGAATCCCTGAAAATAAGTTTCGCACCTTTATCTATTTCCGAGGTTTATCAATTGGCAGAATGCCCCGATAATGGGGCAGTGGTTGTTATGAGTGGCACTGTGCGTAATCAAACCGAAGGTAAGCCGGTTACATATTTAGAGTATCAAGCCTATGAACCCATGGCAATTAATATTTTTCGGTCAATTTGCGATCGCATTTACAGCCAATGGAAAGACACAAAAACAATCATCATTCATCATCGTATCGGTAAATTAAGCATCGGTGAAATCAGTGTATTAGTAGCCGTAGGTTGCCCCCACCGTGCAGAAGCCTTTGAAGCCTGTCGCTATGCCATAGATACCCTCAAACACAACGCCCCTATCTGGAAAAAAGAACATTTCCAAGACGGTGCCACCAGTTGGGTAAGCATCGGGGCTTGTGAGGAATTTAACCATTCAAACGCTTATAAGCTGTAACTAAACCATCCTTATCTCCCACGTTACCGGGGAATAAAACCACAGGCAGATTAGGAAATAAACTATGATTAGGGGGGGTAGTAATTACTGAGCATCCTGGTAATATTTGCCCGAGTAGTCGGGCTTCTTTGAGGCTTAAACCATCACTTAAAACATCATTGGAAGTAATTCCCCCTTTACTGATTAAAAAGCCGATGTCTTGGGGTAATCCTTTGACAATTTCCATTAAGAGGCTAGATACTTGTTTCCCAAATTCTAAACGGGTGGCGATGTCGGCAAAGGTTAATTCTTCTCTGCTGGTATAAATGGCAGGAGTTTTACTGTTTGATAGGGCTTGGTTGACTTTTTCTAGGGCTTGGGTAATGATTTCCTGTCGAGAGTTGGGATTATCTCGCAGTAATACTACGTCTATTTCGATACCTATGATTTCGGGTTGTTGTAATAATTGATTTAGTTGTTGGGTGGTTTTTTTTACGTGAGAACCGACTAAAATAACTCCAGTGTTATCGGTGGGTTTATATTTACCCATATTTTCAGCTTCGATGGGCTGTTTGCCTACCCCTGCAAGGGAGGTTAAGATACTAGCGGCACTACGGAAAAGAAATTTTTTCCCTTCTCTGGCAACGGTGAGTAAGTCTTGGGCGAATTTATCTAAGTCGCTTTGTTTTTCGGCATCAACGGCACAACACTGATTATGATTTAGTTTTCTGAGTCTTTCTTGAGTGCCTTTTCTAATGTCTTCTAATAGGAAGCATTGCACTTCTTCTGGTTTTATTTTTCCCTTAGTTTTTTCGTTGACGTAGTCGGGTAAATAGCTGTAACTATAACCAAATACTGAGTCTTGGGCGAATTCTGTTTCATGGACGGGGGTTTCTACTCCATCGATGATGAGATAATGGGTGCTATGGCGGGTAATTCTGCCCCCTTCAAAAAAGGCTGGGATGAGAAAATGAGCGTCAAAATCTCCTAATTCTTGGGCAATGGTATCGGTTTCGATGGGATAATGCCCCCTTAGGGTAGAGTCTGAGCGACTGACGATGACGTATTCTTCGATGTTTTCAAGGGCGATCGCACTTTTGAGATTACGACATACTTCTTGGGTAGTGCGTTGAGCTTCTTGGGGATTTAATGCCCTAGTGTTGGTGAGGATAAAGAAAATGGGGGATTCATCCCGTAAGCCATCTCGGAGGGTATCTACATCCCACTGCATTAATAATAAGCAACTATGGACGGTTTGAGAACCTGTGGGGTCATCGTCTAATACAATTATTTTAGGTTGTTTATTCATATTTAACAGTTTTGGGAGTGTCTTTAATGGGAGTAATTTTTAATTATCTCTTATTGTTTTATTGTTAACGTTCAATGATTTATTGTCAATTGTGGCTTATTCTTTTAAAACGTAACCCACTCCCCTAACGGTTTGGATTAATCTTTTTTCTTTGTTAGCTTCTAACTTTAAACGTAAGTAGCGTACATAAACTTCGATGATGTTGGAGTCTCCCCCAAAGTTATAACCCCAAACCCTTTGTAATATTTGTTCACGGGTTAACACTTCCCTAGAATTGGAGATAAGATACTCTAGTAAATCATACTCCGTTGCGGTTAGTTCTATGGTGCGATCGCCCCTTTTTATTTCTCGAGTGCGACGATTTAAGCTAAGATCAAGAAACCGTAATAAATCTGGGTCATCTTCATTACTACGGCGTAAACAAGCCTTTAACCTAATCAATAAATCTTCAATACTAAAAGGCTTAACCAAATAATCATCAACCCCCGCATCCAATCCTGCCACCCTATCATTAATTTCATCCTGGGCGCTTAACAGAATTATGGGCACTCTTTCACCGCTTAATCTTAAACGACGGGATACTTCTAACCCCGATAAACCTGGTAAAATACCATCAATGATAATCAAATCTGGCCGAGATTCCCTAGCCATGGTTAAACCAATTACCCCATCTTCGGCTACAATCACTTCGTAACCTTGATATTTTAATCCTTCTTGCAAAAACTTAATTAATTTTTGCTCATTTTCAACAACTAATATTTTACTCATAAATATAATTATGACTAAGATATGATTAATTTTACAATATTTCGTACTCAAAATAAATCATAAGATAATTTTCGTCATAAAATAGTATTTATAATTAGTTAAAAATATTAACTAAAGTTTAGTAAATTCAAGTCAATTATTCTAAGTTAAAATTATAAAACATCTTATATTATCTATCTACATAATGTTCAATATTATAGCTAAATTGTTACTTTTTTGTTGTTTAATACTCACAAGTTTATTAATTAATACTTATCCTGCCTTAGCAGAAAACCTAGAAAACAGAATTGATAATTATCCTAATTGGAATAATCAAATATCATTACCATCTCCAGAACAA encodes:
- a CDS encoding DUF3318 domain-containing protein encodes the protein MTSYTTSSARAEMNELRRLKTLLPPELQSWVMVESSTEVNPPLIRSEELGKDEVEIQIDLAKWENLAIDQRNLMFWHEVARIQNDTIPKEGWEMAALAIGLGGAVGELWVQDGLLLLLALSLCGISGYRLWQKNNGEKNLKDAIEADEKAILLATRFGYSLKNAYQSLGSALKTLIEQTPKRNQRKKYEERLQALRRSAAKAKQREAQNMGNQPLQTPPSPRSRNSARMRNI
- a CDS encoding 2-phosphosulfolactate phosphatase family protein — protein: MKISVYHTPESTPEGQIPDCAVVIDVLRATTTIATALSAGAESVRAFSDINLLLTESESLSSDKRLRLGERGGKKVESCDMGNSPLDCTPQVVKDKQLFISTTNGTRALQRVQDANVVVTGAMINLGAVVDFLAGKNPENVWLVGSGWEGGYSLEDTVCAGAIASRLIEDYNIEMIGNDEVISAIALYQQWQKDLVKLFTFASHGQRLLRLNLVDDLKYCAQTNIIDTLPIQQQKGSLLFKAQ
- a CDS encoding CoB--CoM heterodisulfide reductase iron-sulfur subunit B family protein, which produces MLRYAYFPGCVAQGACRELDTSTKAISKTLEIELIELKKASCCGSGTFKEDSNLLEDSVNARNIALAESLNLPLLTHCSTCQGVIGHVDERLKDAKKNNPAYLQEINGFLSKENCSPYQGSTEVKHILWALISDYGLDALQKKVTKSLKGLRCASFYGCYLLRVQKNLPFDNPFNPQSMEDVFKVLGATPVYYDGRIKCCGWPLSSYATKQSFMMAGNNLLDAMAKGADCIVTPCPLCHLNLDSRQPEVARVVGQKLDIPILHLPQLIGLALGIPAQKLGLNNHVVSTKKVLEKINF
- a CDS encoding molybdenum cofactor biosynthesis protein MoaE, coding for MAQLSQTIAHHSESLKISFAPLSISEVYQLAECPDNGAVVVMSGTVRNQTEGKPVTYLEYQAYEPMAINIFRSICDRIYSQWKDTKTIIIHHRIGKLSIGEISVLVAVGCPHRAEAFEACRYAIDTLKHNAPIWKKEHFQDGATSWVSIGACEEFNHSNAYKL
- a CDS encoding four-carbon acid sugar kinase family protein, producing the protein MNKQPKIIVLDDDPTGSQTVHSCLLLMQWDVDTLRDGLRDESPIFFILTNTRALNPQEAQRTTQEVCRNLKSAIALENIEEYVIVSRSDSTLRGHYPIETDTIAQELGDFDAHFLIPAFFEGGRITRHSTHYLIIDGVETPVHETEFAQDSVFGYSYSYLPDYVNEKTKGKIKPEEVQCFLLEDIRKGTQERLRKLNHNQCCAVDAEKQSDLDKFAQDLLTVAREGKKFLFRSAASILTSLAGVGKQPIEAENMGKYKPTDNTGVILVGSHVKKTTQQLNQLLQQPEIIGIEIDVVLLRDNPNSRQEIITQALEKVNQALSNSKTPAIYTSREELTFADIATRLEFGKQVSSLLMEIVKGLPQDIGFLISKGGITSNDVLSDGLSLKEARLLGQILPGCSVITTPPNHSLFPNLPVVLFPGNVGDKDGLVTAYKRLNG
- a CDS encoding response regulator transcription factor is translated as MSKILVVENEQKLIKFLQEGLKYQGYEVIVAEDGVIGLTMARESRPDLIIIDGILPGLSGLEVSRRLRLSGERVPIILLSAQDEINDRVAGLDAGVDDYLVKPFSIEDLLIRLKACLRRSNEDDPDLLRFLDLSLNRRTREIKRGDRTIELTATEYDLLEYLISNSREVLTREQILQRVWGYNFGGDSNIIEVYVRYLRLKLEANKEKRLIQTVRGVGYVLKE